The Metabacillus litoralis genome contains a region encoding:
- a CDS encoding phosphatidylglycerol lysyltransferase domain-containing protein, producing MSAILFLLFFFISIAVIYLYSNQQRISENVFNSSFILSVMKKYGGTTLSHLLFLEDKQVFQAQGGSVLISYRKKGRRLFVLGDPFGDQAKIEEGLNEFFSYASNRKLTPVFYQASEKYISLYRKHGYQLFKVGEEAKVNLKSFVIEGKKFGNIRNIKNKFTKEGYIFSVAHPPFNSSLLEEMKSVSNEWLNDRKEKGFSVSSFSEEYISYFPVSLFRDPNGRLIAFASLPSDYQKEETLSIDIMRYRNDSRGAMDMVFVSTILWAKEMGYTSCSLGMSPLSNVGVDNNSPFQEKIARFAFLNGCKFYNFKGLRRYKAKFATDWSPRYLVYKKSLLFLLLLQLILIVQKEPIHKFSFIKKKIFRDKEAV from the coding sequence ATGAGCGCTATTCTATTTTTACTATTTTTCTTCATTAGTATTGCAGTCATTTATTTATATTCTAACCAACAACGAATAAGTGAAAATGTTTTTAATAGTTCTTTCATTTTATCTGTTATGAAAAAATATGGTGGGACCACCCTTTCGCATCTTCTCTTTTTAGAGGATAAGCAGGTGTTTCAAGCACAGGGAGGTTCTGTCTTAATTTCGTATAGAAAAAAGGGGAGAAGACTGTTTGTCCTTGGAGATCCGTTTGGTGATCAGGCGAAGATTGAAGAAGGGTTGAATGAGTTTTTTTCTTATGCATCTAATAGAAAATTAACACCGGTCTTCTATCAAGCAAGTGAAAAATATATTTCACTTTATCGAAAGCATGGTTACCAACTATTTAAAGTCGGGGAAGAAGCTAAAGTGAATCTTAAAAGCTTTGTAATTGAAGGGAAAAAGTTCGGGAATATCCGAAATATTAAAAATAAATTTACAAAAGAGGGTTATATCTTTTCTGTTGCTCATCCACCGTTCAATTCTAGTCTTTTAGAAGAAATGAAATCTGTTTCAAATGAATGGTTAAATGATCGAAAAGAAAAAGGGTTTTCTGTAAGTTCATTTTCTGAGGAATATATTAGTTATTTTCCGGTATCGCTTTTTCGTGATCCGAATGGACGTCTAATTGCCTTTGCAAGTTTGCCATCTGATTACCAAAAAGAAGAAACATTAAGTATTGATATAATGAGATATCGAAATGATAGTAGAGGTGCCATGGATATGGTATTTGTATCAACGATTCTTTGGGCAAAAGAAATGGGTTATACATCATGTAGTCTTGGAATGTCCCCGTTATCAAATGTGGGCGTTGACAATAACTCACCTTTTCAAGAGAAAATAGCCCGATTTGCCTTTTTGAATGGATGCAAATTTTATAATTTTAAGGGCTTGCGTAGGTATAAAGCTAAATTTGCTACGGATTGGTCTCCTCGTTATTTAGTTTATAAAAAGTCCTTATTATTTTTACTGCTTTTACAACTCATTTTAATTGTACAGAAAGAGCCTATACACAAATTTTCTTTTATAAAGAAGAAGATTTTTCGAGACAAAGAAGCGGTATAA
- the mobB gene encoding molybdopterin-guanine dinucleotide biosynthesis protein B yields the protein MGRILQVVGFQNSGKTTFVTGYIKACAEAHLKVGTIKHHGHGGTSLHHDQQKDTGKHRQAGAYVTLVEGNGSFILSSDKLTLTLKQMITLYNVFELDLILVEGFKFERYPKVVLLRGEEDIELLDKLENVCCILASFSLPKIYSEKFRVYSNMKECINWLINTKAGEYIDNSNV from the coding sequence TTGGGCAGAATCCTTCAAGTAGTCGGGTTTCAAAATAGTGGAAAAACAACATTTGTAACGGGATATATTAAAGCTTGTGCAGAAGCGCATTTAAAAGTAGGCACAATTAAGCATCATGGACATGGGGGAACATCCCTTCATCATGATCAACAAAAAGATACAGGAAAGCATCGTCAAGCAGGAGCTTATGTTACACTTGTTGAAGGCAATGGATCGTTTATTTTGTCTTCAGACAAGTTAACTTTAACTCTCAAACAAATGATTACTTTATATAATGTGTTTGAACTAGACTTGATTTTAGTTGAAGGTTTTAAATTTGAACGATATCCGAAAGTTGTTCTACTACGAGGAGAAGAAGATATTGAGCTGTTAGACAAGCTTGAAAATGTTTGTTGTATTCTAGCTAGTTTTTCTTTACCGAAAATTTACAGCGAAAAATTCAGGGTTTATTCTAACATGAAAGAGTGTATAAACTGGTTAATAAATACTAAAGCAGGTGAATATATTGACAATTCCAATGTTTGA
- a CDS encoding H-type small acid-soluble spore protein, with the protein MNVNRAKEISSMGEMVNVEFEGESIYIQSVNEEQETARIFPINNPQAEKNVPVYRLTER; encoded by the coding sequence ATGAATGTTAATCGCGCAAAAGAAATCTCAAGTATGGGTGAAATGGTGAATGTTGAATTTGAAGGAGAATCCATTTACATACAATCTGTGAACGAAGAGCAAGAAACAGCACGCATTTTTCCGATAAACAACCCTCAAGCAGAAAAAAACGTACCAGTTTATCGTTTAACTGAACGATAA
- a CDS encoding DUF294 nucleotidyltransferase-like domain-containing protein: MNGAFDSYESIKKWKDNHIHNYGSNTIELNKFHDEMMKSASKVALFHLEKNSGAPPCDFTWFITGSGGRIEQGIISDQDHGLVYEEKSERASKYFSALGEELSKGLHLIGYPYCEGNVMSSNPLWCKSLDDWKKQLVHWMDEKSWESIRFLQIFYDCRSIVGNDAFIKELKNTIFEYRNTNPKLLQRFMDNIQHIKHSVGPLGQIYVEQSGQYEGCIDLKKAAFLPYVNAIRLLAMKEGIIETSTLERITILSKKDPYQQEMLYYKKNFEKLLEYRRLLFASAESYDDVHYLNIKKMTKEEKREIKLILKDGKKLHQYVQGIIDKGCLE, translated from the coding sequence ATGAACGGTGCATTTGATTCCTATGAATCAATCAAAAAGTGGAAAGACAATCATATCCACAATTATGGATCAAATACAATAGAGTTAAATAAATTTCATGATGAGATGATGAAGAGTGCTAGTAAAGTAGCACTCTTTCATCTTGAAAAAAACTCTGGGGCTCCACCTTGTGATTTTACGTGGTTTATTACAGGGAGTGGTGGACGAATTGAACAAGGTATCATTAGCGATCAAGATCATGGCTTAGTTTACGAAGAAAAGTCAGAACGTGCAAGCAAATATTTCTCTGCCCTTGGAGAAGAATTATCAAAAGGACTTCATTTAATCGGATATCCTTATTGTGAAGGAAATGTAATGAGCTCAAATCCTTTGTGGTGCAAATCTTTAGATGACTGGAAAAAGCAGCTAGTTCATTGGATGGATGAAAAGAGCTGGGAATCCATTCGATTTTTACAGATCTTTTATGACTGTAGAAGCATAGTTGGAAATGATGCTTTTATAAAGGAGTTAAAAAATACAATCTTTGAATATCGAAATACAAATCCTAAGCTTTTACAGCGATTTATGGACAATATTCAACATATTAAACATTCAGTTGGTCCATTAGGTCAAATTTATGTAGAACAAAGTGGCCAGTATGAAGGATGTATTGATCTAAAAAAAGCAGCTTTTTTACCGTATGTTAATGCAATTAGGTTACTAGCAATGAAAGAGGGAATAATTGAAACCTCTACTCTTGAGAGAATTACCATCCTTAGTAAAAAAGACCCTTATCAACAAGAAATGCTTTATTATAAAAAGAATTTTGAGAAGCTCCTTGAATACCGAAGACTATTATTTGCAAGTGCTGAAAGTTATGATGATGTGCATTACTTAAACATAAAAAAAATGACTAAGGAAGAAAAAAGAGAGATAAAATTAATCTTAAAAGATGGTAAAAAACTGCATCAATATGTGCAGGGGATCATTGATAAAGGGTGTTTAGAATGA
- the modB gene encoding molybdate ABC transporter permease subunit, whose protein sequence is MTYEFWDPIFLSVRIALIASVFVLLMGTLIGRFMAKSSFKGKMLVETVLILPLVLPPSVIGFFLIIIFGMNSPIGQVIENIFNETIIFTWWAGVVAAAVVAFPLMYQVTKAGFEHVDTDIENAARVDGADEGGVFFLVSLPLTIKYIFTGFVLSFTRALGEFGATLMFAGNIPGKTQTVSTAIYVAIDSGKMDLAWLWVLSMILISSVMLLIVQWMNKKAH, encoded by the coding sequence ATGACATATGAATTTTGGGATCCAATTTTTCTATCAGTGAGAATTGCTTTAATTGCCAGTGTTTTTGTCCTTTTAATGGGTACATTAATAGGCAGGTTTATGGCAAAATCTTCATTTAAAGGGAAAATGTTAGTTGAAACAGTATTGATTTTACCACTGGTTTTGCCGCCTTCTGTAATTGGCTTTTTCTTGATCATTATATTTGGGATGAACAGCCCTATAGGTCAAGTGATTGAAAATATTTTTAATGAAACCATTATTTTCACTTGGTGGGCGGGGGTTGTTGCTGCTGCGGTTGTGGCTTTTCCCCTTATGTATCAAGTCACAAAAGCTGGATTTGAACATGTTGACACCGATATTGAAAATGCTGCACGTGTAGACGGAGCTGATGAAGGAGGAGTTTTTTTTCTAGTCTCCCTTCCGTTAACAATAAAATATATTTTTACTGGTTTCGTTTTAAGTTTCACTAGAGCGTTAGGTGAATTTGGGGCAACTCTGATGTTTGCGGGAAATATACCAGGGAAGACACAAACAGTTTCAACTGCCATTTATGTAGCGATAGATAGTGGAAAAATGGACCTTGCATGGTTATGGGTATTGTCGATGATCCTTATATCCTCGGTTATGTTATTAATTGTTCAATGGATGAATAAGAAAGCACATTAA
- a CDS encoding exonuclease domain-containing protein, translated as MTFDPFFFMRGKLGGSQSGQSQQQVAYLRQLQREMRVEETLHIPLTELNVIVFDIETTGFYPDQGDQIISIGAIKVKGDEIKEEETFYSLVRSEKPISNEISSLTGLTNEQLTTAPLLSETLFEFFRFAQDYTLVAHHANHEKMFLQHASWKLYRAPFKHRLVDMSFLYRIAEPEAKLITLEECCNHNGIPIIGRHHALEDAKLTAQLWSIYVNKLKRLGCESLKDLYERYTMV; from the coding sequence ATGACATTTGACCCATTCTTTTTTATGAGAGGTAAGCTTGGAGGCTCTCAATCTGGCCAATCGCAGCAACAAGTAGCCTACCTTAGACAATTACAACGAGAAATGAGGGTAGAGGAAACATTACATATTCCTCTTACTGAATTAAACGTCATTGTTTTTGATATCGAAACAACAGGTTTTTATCCTGATCAAGGGGACCAAATTATTTCAATAGGTGCAATTAAAGTAAAGGGAGATGAAATTAAAGAAGAGGAAACCTTTTACTCACTTGTTCGCTCAGAAAAACCAATTTCTAATGAAATTAGTTCTTTAACAGGTTTAACAAACGAGCAATTAACAACTGCTCCGCTGTTATCCGAAACCTTGTTTGAATTTTTTCGGTTTGCCCAGGACTATACACTTGTTGCTCATCATGCAAACCATGAAAAGATGTTTTTACAGCATGCCTCTTGGAAGCTATACCGGGCACCATTTAAGCACCGTCTTGTAGATATGTCCTTCTTGTACCGAATCGCAGAGCCTGAAGCAAAGCTTATTACTCTTGAAGAATGCTGCAACCATAATGGAATACCGATTATTGGTCGACATCATGCTCTGGAGGATGCCAAGTTGACCGCTCAGTTATGGAGTATTTATGTTAATAAGCTTAAAAGATTAGGGTGTGAATCTTTAAAGGATTTATATGAACGTTATACAATGGTTTAA
- a CDS encoding ammonium transporter, protein MDSIFLMNSLWVMLSAILVIFMLGGFILLEAGSTRMKNAGHIAGKTIFTVGLASLVYWAVGYAFTFGGNGNFFIGLTDFFYSGAQAEGMGLSTAVFFVFQCAFACISITIALGGFAERAKLSIYLVFTILFSALIYPVIAHWIWGGGWLAEHGKQDFAGSTVVHLTGAMAAFAATILLKPRIGKYNKDGSANNIQGHNQVFTALGVLILWVGWFGFNAGSTVAVDEGFFGFVALNTNLAAGAGAVAALLISWMVLGKSDVPTMLNGALAGLVAITASCAFVDTWAAVVIGFIAGILVFYSARFFEKRKIDDPIFALSVHGVAGVWGTLSTGFFATPELASVGKPGLFYGGGFDQLGVQFMGVAVSGLYAFVVSFVILAIAKKVMNGLRVTEEEEVMGLDMSEHGSYGYPEVFASKNQNVGS, encoded by the coding sequence ATGGATTCAATATTTTTAATGAACAGCTTATGGGTCATGTTAAGTGCAATTTTAGTTATTTTTATGTTAGGTGGATTTATTTTACTTGAAGCAGGATCAACAAGAATGAAAAATGCAGGTCATATTGCAGGTAAGACAATTTTCACAGTCGGCCTTGCTTCATTAGTTTACTGGGCGGTAGGATATGCCTTTACTTTTGGTGGAAATGGTAATTTCTTTATCGGGTTAACTGATTTCTTCTATTCAGGAGCACAAGCGGAAGGTATGGGATTATCCACAGCAGTATTCTTTGTTTTCCAATGTGCATTTGCCTGTATCTCAATTACAATTGCTTTAGGTGGATTTGCCGAACGTGCTAAGCTATCAATTTATCTAGTTTTTACCATCTTATTCTCAGCTCTTATTTATCCGGTTATTGCTCATTGGATTTGGGGTGGCGGTTGGTTAGCAGAACATGGTAAACAAGACTTTGCTGGATCAACAGTTGTTCACTTAACAGGTGCTATGGCAGCATTTGCAGCAACAATTTTATTAAAGCCTCGTATTGGAAAATACAATAAAGATGGCTCAGCTAATAACATTCAAGGTCATAACCAAGTATTCACAGCTTTAGGTGTTCTTATCCTTTGGGTAGGTTGGTTCGGATTTAATGCAGGTAGTACTGTAGCTGTTGATGAAGGTTTCTTCGGGTTTGTCGCTTTAAACACGAACTTAGCTGCTGGTGCAGGTGCAGTTGCAGCACTTCTTATTTCTTGGATGGTTTTAGGGAAATCTGATGTTCCAACAATGTTAAATGGTGCTTTGGCAGGATTAGTTGCTATTACAGCATCATGTGCATTCGTTGATACTTGGGCTGCAGTCGTCATTGGTTTCATTGCTGGTATTCTAGTATTCTATAGCGCAAGATTCTTTGAAAAGAGAAAAATTGACGATCCGATCTTTGCTTTATCTGTACACGGTGTTGCTGGTGTATGGGGAACTTTATCAACAGGCTTCTTTGCAACACCAGAACTAGCATCTGTTGGTAAGCCTGGTTTATTCTATGGTGGCGGATTTGACCAACTTGGCGTACAATTTATGGGTGTAGCAGTATCTGGTCTTTATGCATTCGTCGTATCTTTTGTCATCTTAGCAATTGCTAAGAAAGTGATGAATGGTCTTCGTGTAACAGAAGAAGAGGAAGTAATGGGATTAGATATGAGTGAACACGGTAGCTATGGTTACCCAGAAGTGTTTGCTTCAAAGAATCAGAATGTTGGTTCATAA
- a CDS encoding glycine betaine uptake BCCT transporter — protein sequence MEKVSKVFWISIVIASIFVGWGVIAPAHLGAVMDTTKAFFLSSFGWFYQLSATFFLIFAIFLIFSKYGKIKLGADDDKPEFKRSTWFAMLFSAGMGIGLLFFGVSEPVSHFANPPIGEGGTGEAAKVALRYTYLHWGFHAWAIYAVIALVLAYYKFRKKEPGLMSVTLTPLLGRRATGVIGIIIDVVAVFATIFGVAASLGLGAAQINSGLSYIAGIPNNFTVQLIIISIVTVLFILSASTGIQKGIKYLSNANMALAVILLIVFLILAPTRFVLDLFTTTLGSYIQNLPSMGLRLAPFNEESASWIQGWTIFYWAWWIAWAPFVGTFIARVSKGRTVREFMVAVLVIPTLVCAFWFAVFGGTGIYFEFFKGLNVSGQSLETVIFFVYQQLPLTGLLIVVTLMLITTFFITSADSATFVLGMQTAHGSLNPPNIVKIVWGFFLSASAIVLMLSGGLNAMQTAIIVSAFPLTFVLIAMSFSILKDFNLELKARKSR from the coding sequence ATGGAAAAGGTGTCAAAAGTTTTTTGGATTTCAATCGTCATCGCTTCAATATTCGTTGGATGGGGAGTGATTGCTCCTGCACATCTTGGAGCTGTAATGGATACAACTAAAGCTTTTTTTCTTAGTAGCTTTGGTTGGTTTTATCAGTTATCGGCAACCTTCTTTTTAATCTTTGCCATATTCCTGATTTTTAGCAAGTATGGGAAAATTAAACTAGGCGCTGATGATGATAAACCGGAATTTAAACGATCAACTTGGTTTGCTATGCTATTCAGTGCTGGTATGGGAATTGGACTTTTGTTTTTTGGAGTGTCTGAGCCTGTATCTCACTTTGCTAATCCTCCAATTGGTGAAGGGGGAACTGGTGAGGCAGCAAAAGTAGCGCTGCGATACACGTATTTACATTGGGGATTTCATGCTTGGGCAATCTATGCAGTTATTGCATTAGTGCTAGCTTATTATAAATTTAGAAAAAAAGAGCCGGGGTTGATGAGTGTAACATTAACTCCTTTACTTGGCAGGAGAGCAACCGGTGTAATAGGAATCATTATAGATGTAGTAGCTGTTTTTGCTACAATATTTGGGGTAGCTGCTTCTTTAGGATTAGGGGCTGCACAAATTAACAGCGGATTGAGTTATATTGCTGGAATTCCAAATAATTTTACAGTTCAGTTAATCATCATATCAATTGTTACAGTATTGTTTATCTTATCTGCAAGTACGGGAATACAAAAGGGGATTAAATATTTAAGTAATGCAAATATGGCTCTAGCTGTTATCCTTTTAATTGTATTTTTGATTCTTGCCCCAACAAGATTTGTGTTAGATCTTTTTACTACAACACTTGGGAGCTATATTCAAAACTTACCTAGCATGGGTTTAAGACTTGCACCGTTTAATGAAGAAAGTGCTTCTTGGATCCAGGGCTGGACAATTTTTTATTGGGCATGGTGGATTGCATGGGCTCCTTTTGTAGGAACGTTTATTGCACGTGTTTCTAAAGGGAGAACCGTTCGTGAATTTATGGTTGCTGTATTAGTGATTCCAACACTTGTTTGTGCGTTTTGGTTTGCGGTATTCGGTGGAACTGGTATTTATTTTGAATTCTTTAAAGGATTAAATGTGAGTGGTCAAAGCTTGGAAACAGTGATTTTCTTTGTGTATCAGCAGTTACCATTAACAGGTTTGTTAATTGTTGTAACATTAATGTTGATTACCACGTTTTTTATTACATCTGCAGACTCGGCAACATTTGTATTAGGTATGCAGACTGCACATGGAAGCCTTAATCCACCGAATATTGTAAAGATTGTTTGGGGATTTTTCCTATCCGCATCAGCGATTGTTCTAATGCTATCTGGTGGTTTAAATGCAATGCAAACAGCGATTATTGTTAGTGCATTTCCGTTAACATTTGTTTTAATTGCAATGTCATTCTCCATTTTAAAGGACTTTAATTTAGAATTAAAAGCTAGAAAATCACGTTAG
- a CDS encoding metallophosphoesterase family protein gives MKILVLGDTHIPKRAKKLPSIIKTVCKEVDRIIHVGDWQTIEVYEELSKLGTLDGVFGNVDSQDLMEVLPENKIVTLNGKKIGIVHGHGKSQTTEKRAIAAFKDHNVDCILFGHSHIPLNKVVNGILLFNPGSATDKRRQSSYSYGILTITHEIHAEHKFYSVKE, from the coding sequence TTGAAAATCTTGGTCCTTGGAGACACACATATACCTAAACGTGCAAAAAAACTTCCATCTATTATTAAAACAGTGTGTAAGGAAGTGGATCGTATTATACATGTGGGAGATTGGCAAACAATTGAGGTGTATGAAGAACTTTCAAAGCTTGGAACACTTGACGGTGTTTTCGGAAATGTCGATAGCCAAGACTTAATGGAAGTTTTGCCTGAGAATAAAATAGTGACACTCAATGGTAAGAAAATAGGAATAGTACATGGGCATGGGAAGTCTCAAACAACAGAGAAACGTGCTATAGCAGCTTTTAAAGATCACAACGTTGATTGTATTTTATTTGGTCACTCTCATATTCCTCTTAATAAGGTAGTAAATGGTATTCTCTTATTTAATCCGGGTTCTGCTACTGACAAAAGGAGACAAAGTTCCTATTCATATGGAATTTTAACAATTACACATGAGATTCACGCTGAACATAAGTTCTATAGTGTTAAAGAGTAA
- the moaD gene encoding molybdopterin converting factor subunit 1, translated as MIKVLLFAHLQEKIGKDNLVIEKNSLTVKELRDFVSQTYEVGSLENVMVAVNEEYALEEDLVQTGDTVAFIPPVSGG; from the coding sequence ATGATTAAAGTACTTTTATTTGCTCACTTACAAGAAAAGATTGGAAAGGACAATCTTGTAATTGAAAAAAACTCACTAACGGTTAAAGAATTAAGAGATTTTGTTAGTCAAACGTATGAAGTAGGTTCACTAGAAAATGTTATGGTTGCCGTAAATGAAGAATATGCACTTGAAGAAGATCTTGTACAGACAGGTGATACTGTTGCATTTATTCCACCTGTTAGTGGTGGATGA
- a CDS encoding molybdenum cofactor biosynthesis protein MoaE: MFEIVTNPISVEEMTKKVIRREAGAVTTFIGTVREFTYGKRTLSLEYQAYEKMAVKMLAQIGKEINEKWENSKVAITHRIGKLEISDIAVVIAVSTPHRKDAYEANEYAIERIKQIVPIWKKEIWENGEAWIGDQLEKTPYPSGKPLEEKHD, from the coding sequence ATGTTTGAAATTGTAACAAATCCAATTTCAGTAGAAGAAATGACAAAAAAGGTAATACGCAGGGAAGCGGGTGCTGTAACAACGTTTATTGGAACGGTGAGGGAATTTACATACGGTAAACGAACATTGTCATTAGAATATCAAGCTTATGAAAAAATGGCAGTGAAAATGCTTGCTCAAATAGGTAAAGAAATAAATGAAAAATGGGAGAATTCAAAAGTAGCGATTACACACAGGATTGGAAAATTAGAGATTTCTGATATTGCTGTTGTTATTGCGGTTTCAACACCTCATCGAAAAGATGCGTATGAAGCAAATGAATATGCAATAGAGCGAATTAAACAAATTGTCCCTATCTGGAAAAAAGAAATATGGGAAAACGGAGAAGCTTGGATTGGTGATCAATTAGAAAAAACACCATATCCAAGTGGAAAGCCATTGGAGGAAAAACATGATTAA
- a CDS encoding molybdopterin molybdotransferase MoeA, with translation MIEKRKPLAVKEAINKVMSYSIVGNGEKVTLQESYGRFLAEDLIADHPVPPFDRSPYDGFAIRSIDTIHAQSDHPIEFEVIDEIGAGSVSEYTLGRMQAIRIMTGAQMPVGSDAVVMLELTKMYQQENKSFMSIKRPFKKGDNVSFKGEDTPEGSVLVKKGTYITPGVIALLATFGYEKVSVVKKPKIGIIATGSELLNVGEPLVPGKIRNSNSYMIEAQARRSGAAPVYLGKLVDDLEKCYDAIASALEKVDFLITTGGVSVGDYDYLPEIYKRLGANVLFNKVSMRPGSVTTVAELNGKLLFGLSGNPSACYVGFELFVRPIVRIFLNSKHPHLQKVTATLGKDFPKPNPFTRFVRGFISMENGQVLATPVGLDKSNVVTSLAEANAFIVLPGGTRGYKAGDTIDVLLIEDQTGSEQPWAESFK, from the coding sequence ATGATAGAAAAAAGAAAGCCTTTGGCTGTAAAAGAAGCAATTAATAAAGTCATGAGTTATTCTATAGTTGGTAATGGTGAAAAGGTAACACTGCAAGAAAGCTATGGACGTTTTTTGGCAGAGGATCTTATTGCAGATCATCCTGTTCCACCGTTTGATCGTTCTCCGTATGATGGTTTCGCAATAAGATCTATCGATACTATACATGCTCAAAGTGATCATCCTATTGAATTTGAAGTAATTGATGAGATTGGTGCAGGAAGTGTTAGTGAATATACACTCGGAAGAATGCAGGCAATTCGTATTATGACTGGTGCACAGATGCCGGTAGGTAGTGATGCAGTTGTTATGTTGGAATTAACGAAAATGTACCAACAAGAGAATAAGTCATTTATGTCGATTAAACGACCTTTTAAAAAGGGAGATAATGTGTCATTTAAAGGGGAAGATACACCAGAAGGTAGCGTATTAGTAAAAAAAGGTACATATATAACCCCTGGTGTTATAGCATTGCTAGCAACATTCGGATATGAAAAGGTTTCTGTCGTAAAAAAGCCTAAAATTGGAATCATTGCTACTGGTAGTGAGTTATTAAATGTTGGGGAGCCGCTTGTTCCTGGTAAAATAAGAAATAGTAATTCATATATGATTGAAGCTCAAGCTAGACGAAGCGGGGCTGCACCTGTTTATCTAGGGAAACTTGTTGATGATCTAGAAAAATGCTATGATGCGATCGCAAGTGCTTTAGAAAAGGTAGATTTCTTAATCACAACAGGTGGAGTTTCCGTTGGTGACTATGATTATTTGCCCGAAATTTATAAACGTTTAGGTGCAAATGTTCTTTTCAATAAAGTATCGATGAGACCAGGAAGTGTAACAACAGTAGCTGAGTTAAATGGAAAATTATTGTTTGGACTTTCGGGCAACCCGTCTGCTTGTTACGTTGGTTTTGAGTTATTTGTACGTCCTATTGTTAGAATCTTTTTAAATTCAAAACATCCCCATCTTCAAAAGGTTACTGCAACCTTAGGAAAGGATTTTCCAAAGCCAAATCCTTTCACTCGCTTTGTTAGAGGGTTTATCTCGATGGAAAATGGGCAGGTACTAGCAACACCAGTTGGATTAGATAAATCGAATGTCGTTACATCACTTGCTGAAGCAAATGCTTTTATTGTATTACCAGGAGGAACAAGAGGATATAAAGCTGGAGATACAATTGATGTCCTTTTAATTGAAGATCAAACAGGAAGTGAACAACCTTGGGCAGAATCCTTCAAGTAG
- a CDS encoding DUF6509 family protein: MKIIESTIEQLDDPFGILSGDRYEIFLTLDVDEEDELFSEHGIKLKLIFAVDQDQYNIAQYDFIEMTTENFLDFGLEEEEEKEIAAHCMELVSTL; this comes from the coding sequence ATGAAAATCATTGAATCAACAATTGAACAATTAGATGACCCATTCGGCATTCTTTCTGGAGATCGTTACGAGATTTTCCTTACATTAGATGTAGATGAGGAGGATGAGTTGTTTAGTGAACACGGAATTAAACTAAAATTAATTTTTGCTGTTGACCAAGATCAATACAATATTGCACAATATGATTTTATTGAGATGACAACAGAAAATTTTTTGGATTTCGGTCTTGAAGAAGAGGAAGAAAAAGAAATTGCCGCACATTGTATGGAGCTTGTTTCAACCCTATAA